A part of Pseudomonas sp. HR96 genomic DNA contains:
- a CDS encoding type I secretion system permease/ATPase has protein sequence MESEVTQAEYSHDPRNQHDDPLLDGLLALCALHQKPASRAMLTTGLPLPAQRLSPELLSRAAARAGLQGRLLRRKLEAIPAIALPAMLLLKDNRAAILLGWEGEQARLLLSESDGGEVRVSRELLLDDYSGRVFFAQPQHKFDTNTGTLIPRARSWFRDTLKRSRWLYADAIAASLVINLIALAAPLFVMNVYDRVVPNQATATLWILAAGITGAYLFDLLLKGLRGLCLDLAGKKTDLIISATLFERIVGMSMKFRPARVGSFAQNIHEFQGMRDFLTSLTLASLIDLPFTVIILAVIALLGGNLVWIPIIAFPLALGIGHLLQKPLTATMERTMALGSERQSSLIETLAGLDAVKVNNAESERQYQWEQTIGTLSRLELRVKVLSSLAMNITLLIQQMAGVAMIACGVYQIIDGNLSMGGLVACYMLSGRALGPLAQLSGLLTRYQQAKVTMVSVDQMMELPQERSFEERPMSRAVLQGAIELRNLNFTYPGQQNLALANVNLSVRPGEKIGIIGRSGSGKSSLAKLLVGLYQADSGQLLVDGVDINQIDVSELRHNIGYVPQDIQLLAGTLRDNLVSGARYVEDELVLQAAELAGVHEFARLHPQGYELQVGERGQNLSGGQRQNVALGRALLLNPPILLLDEPTSAMDNTGEERLKQRLQSVVENKTVILVTHRASLLSLVDRLLVIDRGQILADGPKAAVMEALKKGQISVA, from the coding sequence GTGGAATCAGAAGTAACTCAGGCCGAATACAGCCATGACCCGCGAAACCAGCACGACGATCCGTTGCTCGACGGCTTGCTGGCTCTCTGCGCGCTGCATCAGAAGCCCGCCAGCCGCGCCATGCTGACCACCGGCCTGCCACTGCCGGCGCAACGCCTGAGCCCCGAATTGCTCAGCCGCGCCGCCGCTCGCGCTGGCCTGCAAGGCCGCCTGCTGCGGCGCAAGCTCGAGGCGATCCCGGCCATCGCCCTGCCGGCCATGCTGCTCCTCAAGGACAACCGCGCAGCCATCCTGCTCGGCTGGGAAGGCGAGCAGGCGCGCCTGCTGCTCAGCGAGAGCGATGGCGGCGAGGTGCGGGTGAGCCGCGAACTGCTGCTGGATGACTACAGCGGCCGGGTATTCTTCGCCCAGCCGCAGCACAAATTCGATACCAACACCGGCACCTTGATTCCGCGGGCCCGCTCCTGGTTTCGAGACACCCTCAAGCGCTCGCGCTGGCTGTATGCCGACGCCATCGCCGCCAGCCTGGTAATCAACCTGATCGCCCTGGCGGCGCCGCTGTTCGTGATGAACGTGTACGACCGTGTGGTGCCCAACCAGGCCACCGCGACCTTGTGGATCCTCGCGGCCGGCATCACCGGCGCCTACCTGTTCGACCTGCTGCTCAAGGGCCTGCGCGGCTTGTGCCTTGACCTGGCCGGGAAGAAGACCGACCTGATCATCTCTGCCACGCTGTTCGAGCGCATCGTCGGCATGTCGATGAAATTCCGCCCGGCGCGGGTCGGCAGCTTTGCGCAGAACATTCATGAATTCCAGGGCATGCGCGACTTTCTCACCTCGTTGACCCTGGCCAGCCTGATCGATTTGCCGTTCACCGTGATCATCCTTGCGGTCATCGCCCTGCTGGGCGGCAATCTGGTGTGGATTCCGATCATCGCCTTCCCCCTGGCCCTGGGCATCGGCCACCTCCTGCAAAAACCGCTGACCGCCACCATGGAACGCACCATGGCACTGGGCTCCGAGCGGCAGTCGAGCCTGATCGAAACCCTCGCCGGGCTGGACGCGGTCAAGGTCAACAACGCCGAAAGCGAGCGCCAGTACCAGTGGGAACAGACCATCGGCACCCTCAGCCGCCTGGAGCTGCGGGTCAAGGTGCTGTCGAGCCTGGCCATGAACATCACCCTGCTGATCCAGCAAATGGCCGGCGTGGCGATGATCGCCTGCGGCGTGTACCAGATCATCGACGGCAACCTGAGCATGGGCGGCCTGGTGGCCTGCTACATGCTCAGCGGCCGCGCCCTCGGCCCTCTGGCACAACTCTCGGGTCTGCTGACCCGTTACCAGCAAGCCAAGGTGACCATGGTTTCGGTCGACCAGATGATGGAGTTGCCGCAAGAGCGCAGCTTCGAAGAGCGCCCCATGAGCCGTGCCGTGCTGCAGGGCGCCATCGAGCTGCGCAACCTCAATTTCACCTACCCCGGCCAGCAGAATCTGGCCCTGGCCAACGTCAACCTGAGTGTGCGCCCGGGCGAGAAGATCGGCATCATCGGCCGCAGCGGCTCGGGCAAGAGCTCGCTGGCCAAGCTGCTGGTAGGCCTTTACCAGGCAGATAGCGGCCAATTGCTGGTGGACGGCGTGGACATCAACCAGATCGACGTCAGCGAGTTGCGCCACAACATCGGCTACGTGCCCCAGGACATCCAGCTCTTGGCCGGTACCCTGCGCGACAACCTGGTGTCCGGTGCCCGGTACGTGGAAGACGAGCTGGTGTTGCAGGCCGCTGAGCTGGCCGGCGTGCACGAGTTTGCCCGCCTGCACCCGCAGGGTTACGAACTGCAGGTCGGCGAGCGTGGCCAGAACCTCTCCGGTGGGCAGCGGCAGAACGTTGCCCTGGGCCGCGCGCTGCTGCTCAATCCGCCGATACTGCTGCTGGACGAACCCACCAGCGCCATGGACAACACCGGCGAAGAGCGGCTCAAGCAGCGCCTGCAGTCGGTGGTGGAAAACAAGACCGTCATCCTCGTCACTCACCGTGCCTCGCTGCTGTCGCTGGTCGACCGCCTGCTGGTGATCGACCGTGGCCAGATCCTCGCCGATGGCCCGAAAGCCGCCGTGATGGAAGCGTTGAAGAAGGGGCAGATCAGTGTTGCTTAA
- a CDS encoding helix-turn-helix domain-containing protein, protein MDPQLIVERLGRQITQMRKHRGMTIMQLAELAGVTRQKLAEIEKGRLTVSMHSYAKVIAAMSSELAIQPARRPTLDELREIFQ, encoded by the coding sequence ATGGACCCGCAACTCATCGTCGAGCGTCTTGGTCGACAGATCACCCAGATGCGCAAACATCGTGGCATGACCATCATGCAGCTCGCCGAACTGGCTGGGGTCACCCGGCAAAAGCTCGCGGAAATCGAGAAAGGCCGGCTCACGGTCTCCATGCACTCGTACGCCAAGGTCATCGCCGCGATGAGTTCCGAACTGGCGATCCAGCCCGCACGGCGGCCGACTCTGGACGAACTGCGCGAGATATTTCAGTGA
- a CDS encoding retention module-containing protein: MSTAVAIVKSIVGQVIAVSPEGVQRVLIEGDRLLAGEQIQTGAAGAVTLELQDGRTIDLGRDSQWSAAAPDTAQITDIAAQQAPSVAELQQAIAAGADPTTQLDATAAGAADTGGEGGGSHSFVMLTAVGGSVDPTIGFPTDYNPNGVVLDTLQVNPVVNDNTTAAATPQTATLTLGAAASVVEGGVITYTATLSSAASSAVTVNLSNGQTITIAAGNTTGSVDFQTAANDVYVDAHTVNVGITGASGGGFDTLTPSTTPATTQVTDSIDTTTASLTATPSVTEGGVITYTATLTSAAQTAVSLTLSNGQTITIDAGKTTGTVDFQTPANDVYNNASTVSTTITAATGGNFENLVPSTTPATTQISDSIDVTNLSLTATPSVVEGGAITYTATLTNAAQTDVTVTLSNNQTITIAAGNTVGTVDVATAPNDVYIDAHPVNVTITGATGGNFESLVPSTTPATTQVTDSIDTTTVSLAATPSITEGGVITYTATLTSAAQTAVSLTLSNGQTITIDAGKTTGTVDFQTPANDVYNNASTVSTTITAATGGNFENLVPSTTPATTQINDSIDVTNLSLTATPSVVEGGAITYTATLANAAQTDVTVTLSNNQTITIAAGNTVGTVDVATAPNDVYIDAHPVNVTITGATGGNFESLVPSTTPATTQVTDSIDTTTVSLTGASQVVEGQDAGYTLTLSNPPQGDVVVQLTYSGVAANGTDFTGVTSVTIPNGQSSVNFAVSTLDNSLVDGARSFTISVVNPTGGNYENLVPNGNASSVTTTIVDNDLPLAQSPGAVGFEDTPLAITWSDFGVANNVSSSLGASEGVIITSLPANGVLQYQNAAGVWTDVTQADVTNGTVFSKADIDAGKLQFVPAANESGDSSYAGNGVGNMQHDYAQIGFKPVAGDAVGNATTLNVDIHPVSDVPVIDLSGGGQFLFANFENVAVNPLGFLSVASIGGQGVWNTHNSEGTVEIGKAQDLYGVTNSNSQVIELEQNKGDAADLYTTIATRAGATYQIDVDYAAREGHTGDSVINVYWGTTLVGTLDSASTTMTHYTFQVPVDTTGNATLTFQAADSNSYGGLMDNIAVSEVRNTGLEDHQILLSSITATSADTDGSETIKLFLSGLPEGSVITDGTAAHTVTITSASQSVEIDGWNTSNLLFTGPKDFNGTVNAVVTAIDNDGVATPVQSTQNLAITVVAVDDAPVAAGGTVTGNEDQPIAIQWADLHISDVDTASSALGIAITQLPANGVIQYQQNGTWVTLTQADVANGNYFSKASIDAGDLRFVPGSNESSGTQSGVGNLDQVYAQLQYAPTDGTVTGSAATLNIQVTPIADAPTVTQGSDSLVATGLTKQTWVGTIAGLGSGGGGADAATLISKIGGTAVAASSTAHATDAHATSVTQGVASKTSGLIYLEAGHTYSFAGTADDSLAVTVGGTTVAQATWANHSGAITSSTYTPLETGYYTLDIYHYNQNGPGNYDVKLSVDGGTAVELGSSTAPTYTSISDLTSQGVTVVAHVDSNGEGHYAGYQLNEGAENTAIKLSSVTATFTDNDGSEAHTVAISGVPAGASLSDGTHSSNASGTVDVTGWDLSKLSVTPPSNFVGNFDLTVTATATETANTSSTASSSTVIHVTVDAVNQAPVATDSLISGSENTPLTVQWADLHITDSDSSPSALGIAITKLPADGVLQLQNSDGSWTTLTQADVTAGNWISKATIDAGQLRFVPDAYESGNSSFGGSGVGNHQADYTTFQYAPTDGLTIGAAATMTVDIAPATYVSTDGSSGDDTLTAADGTNTVMVADVSAPIAQGQSYNIAFVVDTSGSIGSSAMDTIKSQLTSLYQTMSADALKAGSGVVKVLLVDFDTKVESQVSVNLADGNAALAQLQAVINNMVSHSYDVTNYEDALKAAANWFNSSSVTAGATNVTYFITDGVPNTYGAQVTTNIGKLSGETFDSLVNSSNYTLGQTTALTAVVDGVSRTVVDSSGQVHSWASGSDKIIGYVEADGHGNYDVVKTSTPNTTAGQTTVDSHAKAAYAALTDPSLDMTVHAIGIGSQIQSTVLDTYDTTGHSQTNIDVSNLDNAILGHYTNDGNDTLLGGDGNDILFGDTITYTNTAGTTLEGTAALKAFAGVSTDAALHQYITDHLAETIALSNNSNSHGVAEGNDILKGGAGNDILFGQGGNDTLDGGSGNDILIGGSGNNTLTGGSGADTFVFAKGNTGSNEITDFKASEGDRLDLHDLLQGENDNNLSNYLKISTDSNGTSTLLVSSTGAFTAQGGGTADVSIKLDGNNWSHTTINALVAGADPTVKVDHH, from the coding sequence ATGAGCACTGCTGTTGCCATCGTTAAAAGTATTGTTGGCCAAGTCATCGCCGTATCCCCGGAAGGGGTTCAACGTGTGCTCATCGAGGGAGACCGGTTGCTGGCCGGTGAACAGATCCAGACCGGCGCCGCAGGTGCAGTGACCCTGGAACTGCAGGACGGTCGGACCATCGACCTGGGCCGTGACAGCCAGTGGAGCGCCGCCGCTCCCGATACCGCGCAGATCACCGACATCGCCGCGCAGCAGGCGCCCTCCGTGGCCGAACTGCAACAGGCGATCGCCGCCGGTGCCGACCCGACCACCCAACTCGACGCTACCGCAGCCGGCGCCGCCGACACGGGTGGCGAAGGCGGTGGCAGCCACAGCTTCGTGATGCTGACCGCCGTCGGCGGCTCGGTGGACCCGACCATCGGTTTCCCCACCGACTACAACCCCAACGGGGTGGTCCTCGACACCCTGCAGGTCAACCCGGTGGTCAATGACAACACCACCGCCGCCGCCACCCCGCAGACCGCGACCCTGACCCTGGGCGCCGCGGCCAGTGTCGTCGAAGGCGGCGTCATCACCTACACCGCGACCTTGAGCAGCGCCGCTTCCAGCGCGGTGACCGTAAACCTGTCCAACGGCCAGACCATCACCATCGCCGCCGGCAACACCACCGGCAGCGTCGACTTCCAGACCGCCGCGAACGACGTGTACGTCGACGCACACACGGTCAACGTCGGCATCACCGGTGCCAGCGGCGGCGGCTTCGATACCCTGACCCCGAGCACCACGCCGGCCACCACCCAGGTCACCGATTCGATCGACACCACCACGGCCAGCCTGACAGCCACGCCGAGCGTCACCGAAGGCGGCGTCATCACTTACACCGCGACCCTGACCAGCGCCGCGCAGACTGCGGTGAGCCTGACCCTGTCCAACGGCCAGACCATCACCATCGACGCCGGCAAGACCACCGGCACCGTGGACTTCCAGACGCCGGCCAACGACGTCTACAACAACGCCAGCACCGTCAGCACTACCATCACCGCCGCTACCGGTGGCAACTTCGAGAACCTGGTACCGAGCACCACGCCGGCCACCACGCAGATCAGCGATTCGATCGACGTCACCAACCTCAGCCTGACCGCTACCCCGAGCGTGGTCGAAGGCGGCGCGATCACCTACACCGCGACCCTGACCAACGCCGCACAGACCGACGTCACCGTCACCCTGTCGAATAACCAGACCATCACCATCGCCGCCGGCAACACCGTCGGCACCGTGGATGTGGCCACTGCGCCGAACGACGTGTACATCGACGCGCATCCGGTCAACGTGACCATCACCGGCGCCACCGGTGGCAACTTCGAAAGCCTGGTGCCGAGCACCACGCCCGCCACCACCCAGGTCACCGACTCGATCGACACCACCACGGTCAGCCTGGCGGCAACGCCGAGCATCACCGAAGGCGGCGTCATCACCTACACCGCGACCCTGACCAGCGCCGCGCAGACTGCGGTGAGCCTGACCCTGTCCAACGGCCAGACCATCACCATCGACGCCGGCAAGACCACCGGCACCGTGGACTTCCAGACGCCTGCCAATGACGTCTACAACAACGCCAGCACCGTCAGCACTACCATCACCGCCGCTACCGGTGGCAACTTCGAGAACCTGGTACCGAGCACCACGCCGGCCACCACGCAGATCAACGATTCGATCGACGTCACCAACCTCAGCCTGACCGCCACCCCGAGCGTGGTCGAAGGCGGCGCGATCACCTACACCGCGACCCTGGCCAACGCCGCACAGACCGACGTCACCGTCACCCTGTCGAATAACCAGACCATCACCATCGCCGCCGGCAACACCGTCGGCACCGTGGACGTGGCCACTGCGCCGAACGACGTGTACATCGACGCGCATCCGGTCAACGTGACCATCACCGGCGCCACCGGCGGCAACTTCGAAAGCCTGGTGCCGAGCACCACGCCCGCCACCACCCAGGTCACCGACTCGATCGACACCACCACGGTCAGCCTGACCGGCGCGAGCCAAGTGGTCGAAGGCCAGGACGCAGGCTACACCCTGACCCTGAGCAACCCGCCGCAAGGCGACGTGGTCGTGCAGCTGACCTACAGTGGCGTGGCCGCCAACGGCACCGACTTCACCGGCGTGACCTCGGTGACCATCCCCAATGGTCAGAGCTCGGTGAACTTCGCGGTTTCCACCCTCGACAACAGCCTGGTCGACGGCGCCCGCAGCTTCACCATCAGCGTGGTCAACCCCACCGGCGGCAACTACGAAAACCTGGTGCCCAACGGCAATGCCAGCAGCGTCACCACGACCATCGTCGACAACGACCTGCCCCTGGCCCAGAGCCCTGGCGCGGTGGGTTTTGAAGACACGCCGCTGGCCATCACCTGGAGCGACTTCGGCGTCGCCAACAATGTCAGCAGCAGCCTGGGCGCCAGCGAAGGCGTGATCATCACCAGCCTGCCGGCCAATGGCGTGCTGCAATATCAGAACGCAGCCGGCGTGTGGACGGACGTCACCCAGGCCGATGTGACCAATGGCACCGTCTTCAGCAAGGCCGACATCGACGCCGGCAAGCTGCAATTCGTGCCGGCCGCCAACGAGTCGGGCGACAGCAGCTACGCCGGCAATGGCGTCGGCAACATGCAGCACGACTACGCGCAGATCGGCTTCAAGCCGGTGGCAGGCGACGCCGTCGGCAATGCCACCACCCTGAACGTCGACATCCACCCGGTCTCCGACGTGCCGGTGATCGACCTGAGCGGCGGTGGCCAGTTCCTCTTCGCCAACTTCGAGAACGTCGCGGTCAACCCGCTGGGCTTCCTCTCGGTCGCCAGCATTGGCGGCCAGGGCGTGTGGAACACCCACAACAGCGAAGGCACCGTCGAGATCGGCAAGGCGCAGGACCTGTACGGCGTGACCAACAGCAACAGCCAGGTCATCGAGCTGGAGCAGAACAAGGGCGACGCCGCCGACCTCTACACCACCATCGCCACCCGCGCGGGCGCGACCTACCAGATCGACGTCGACTACGCGGCGCGCGAAGGCCACACCGGCGACTCGGTGATCAACGTTTACTGGGGCACCACGCTGGTCGGCACCCTCGACAGTGCCAGCACCACCATGACCCACTACACCTTCCAGGTGCCAGTGGACACCACGGGCAATGCCACCCTGACCTTCCAGGCCGCCGACAGCAATTCCTACGGCGGCCTGATGGACAACATCGCGGTCAGCGAGGTGCGCAATACCGGCCTGGAAGATCACCAGATCCTGCTGTCGAGCATCACTGCCACCAGCGCCGACACCGATGGCTCGGAAACCATCAAGCTGTTCCTCTCCGGGCTGCCGGAAGGCTCGGTGATCACCGACGGTACCGCCGCGCATACCGTGACCATCACCAGCGCCAGCCAGTCGGTGGAAATCGATGGCTGGAACACCAGCAACCTGCTGTTCACCGGTCCGAAGGATTTCAACGGCACGGTCAACGCCGTGGTGACCGCCATCGATAACGACGGCGTCGCCACCCCAGTGCAGTCCACCCAGAACCTGGCCATCACCGTGGTTGCGGTCGACGACGCCCCGGTAGCGGCCGGCGGCACCGTGACCGGCAACGAAGATCAGCCGATCGCCATCCAGTGGGCCGACCTGCACATCAGCGACGTCGACACCGCGAGCAGCGCGCTGGGCATCGCCATCACCCAGCTGCCGGCCAACGGCGTGATCCAGTACCAGCAGAACGGTACCTGGGTGACCCTGACCCAGGCCGACGTGGCTAACGGCAATTATTTCAGCAAAGCCAGCATCGACGCCGGCGACCTGCGCTTCGTGCCAGGCAGCAATGAATCGAGCGGCACCCAGAGCGGCGTCGGCAACCTGGACCAGGTCTACGCGCAACTGCAGTACGCGCCCACCGACGGCACCGTCACCGGCAGCGCTGCGACCCTGAACATTCAGGTCACGCCGATTGCCGACGCGCCGACTGTCACCCAGGGCAGCGACAGCCTGGTTGCCACCGGCCTGACCAAGCAGACCTGGGTCGGCACCATCGCCGGCCTCGGCAGCGGTGGTGGTGGCGCCGATGCCGCAACGCTAATCAGCAAGATCGGCGGCACCGCCGTGGCGGCCAGCAGCACCGCGCACGCTACCGATGCCCATGCCACGAGCGTGACCCAGGGCGTAGCCTCGAAAACCAGCGGCCTGATCTACCTCGAAGCCGGCCACACCTACAGCTTCGCCGGCACCGCCGACGACAGCCTGGCCGTGACCGTGGGCGGCACCACCGTGGCGCAAGCCACCTGGGCCAACCACAGCGGCGCCATCACCAGCAGCACCTACACCCCGCTGGAGACCGGCTACTACACGCTGGACATCTACCACTACAACCAGAACGGTCCGGGCAACTACGACGTCAAGCTCTCGGTGGACGGCGGCACTGCCGTGGAACTGGGCAGCTCGACCGCGCCGACCTACACCAGCATCAGCGACCTGACCAGCCAGGGCGTCACCGTGGTCGCCCACGTCGACAGCAATGGCGAGGGCCACTACGCCGGCTACCAGCTGAACGAAGGCGCCGAGAACACCGCGATCAAGCTCAGCAGCGTGACCGCCACCTTCACCGACAACGACGGCTCGGAAGCCCACACCGTGGCCATCAGCGGCGTGCCCGCTGGCGCTTCGTTGAGCGACGGCACTCATTCGTCGAACGCTTCCGGCACCGTCGATGTCACCGGTTGGGACCTGAGCAAGCTCAGCGTCACCCCACCGAGCAACTTCGTCGGCAACTTCGACCTGACCGTCACCGCCACGGCCACCGAAACCGCCAACACCAGCAGCACGGCGTCGAGCTCCACCGTCATCCACGTCACCGTGGACGCGGTGAACCAGGCGCCGGTGGCCACCGACAGCCTGATCAGCGGCAGCGAGAACACCCCGCTGACCGTGCAGTGGGCCGACCTGCACATCACCGACAGTGACAGCAGCCCGAGCGCCCTGGGCATCGCCATCACCAAACTGCCGGCCGATGGCGTGCTGCAGTTGCAGAACAGCGACGGCAGCTGGACCACCCTGACCCAGGCCGACGTCACCGCCGGCAACTGGATCAGCAAGGCCACCATCGACGCCGGCCAGCTGCGCTTCGTGCCGGATGCCTACGAGTCGGGCAACAGCTCGTTCGGCGGCAGCGGCGTGGGCAACCACCAGGCCGACTACACCACCTTCCAGTACGCGCCGACCGACGGCTTGACCATTGGCGCCGCCGCGACCATGACCGTGGACATCGCCCCAGCGACCTACGTCAGCACTGACGGCAGCAGCGGCGATGACACCCTGACGGCAGCCGACGGCACCAACACCGTGATGGTGGCCGACGTCTCGGCGCCGATCGCCCAGGGCCAGAGCTACAACATCGCCTTCGTCGTCGACACCTCCGGCAGCATCGGCAGCAGCGCGATGGACACCATCAAGTCGCAGCTGACCAGCCTCTACCAGACCATGAGCGCCGACGCGCTGAAAGCCGGCTCCGGCGTGGTCAAGGTGTTGCTGGTGGACTTCGACACCAAGGTCGAGTCGCAGGTCTCGGTCAACCTCGCCGACGGCAACGCCGCGCTGGCGCAGTTGCAGGCCGTGATCAACAACATGGTTTCGCACTCCTACGACGTGACCAACTACGAGGACGCGCTGAAGGCTGCGGCCAATTGGTTCAACAGCAGCAGCGTGACCGCCGGCGCAACCAACGTCACTTACTTCATCACCGACGGTGTGCCGAACACCTACGGCGCCCAGGTCACCACCAACATCGGCAAGTTGTCGGGCGAGACCTTCGATTCGCTGGTCAACAGCAGCAATTACACCCTGGGCCAGACCACCGCCCTGACCGCCGTGGTCGATGGTGTCAGCCGCACAGTGGTCGACAGCAGCGGCCAGGTGCACAGCTGGGCCAGCGGCTCGGACAAGATCATCGGCTACGTCGAGGCCGACGGCCATGGCAACTACGACGTGGTCAAGACCTCCACGCCGAACACCACGGCCGGCCAGACCACGGTCGACAGCCACGCCAAGGCGGCCTACGCCGCGCTGACCGACCCGTCGCTGGACATGACCGTGCATGCCATCGGCATCGGCAGCCAGATCCAGTCCACGGTGCTCGACACCTACGACACCACCGGCCACTCGCAGACCAACATCGACGTCAGCAACCTCGACAACGCCATCCTTGGCCACTACACCAATGACGGCAACGACACCCTGCTGGGCGGCGACGGCAACGACATCCTGTTCGGCGACACCATCACCTACACCAACACGGCCGGCACCACGCTGGAAGGCACGGCGGCGCTCAAGGCCTTCGCCGGGGTGAGCACCGATGCCGCGCTGCATCAGTACATCACCGACCACCTGGCCGAAACCATCGCCCTGAGCAACAACTCCAACAGCCATGGGGTCGCCGAGGGCAACGACATTCTCAAGGGCGGCGCCGGCAACGACATCCTGTTCGGTCAAGGTGGCAATGACACGCTGGACGGCGGCAGCGGCAACGACATCCTGATCGGCGGTTCGGGCAACAACACCCTGACCGGCGGCAGCGGCGCCGACACCTTCGTCTTCGCCAAGGGCAACACCGGCAGCAACGAGATCACTGACTTCAAGGCCAGCGAAGGCGACCGCCTCGACCTGCACGACCTGCTGCAGGGCGAGAACGACAACAACCTGAGCAACTACCTGAAGATCAGCACCGACTCCAATGGCACCTCGACCCTGCTGGTCAGCAGCACCGGTGCATTCACAGCGCAAGGCGGTGGCACCGCCGATGTGAGTATCAAGCTGGACGGCAACAACTGGTCGCACACCACCATCAACGCGCTGGTGGCCGGTGCCGATCCGACCGTCAAGGTCGACCATCACTGA
- a CDS encoding HlyD family type I secretion periplasmic adaptor subunit encodes MLLKSAVGYFKGGASLDGQPLPEVKKALIDDAPRIVRLTIWGVIAFFAFLVGWAHFAVIDEVTKGEGKAIPSSKVQKIQNLEGGIVAEIYVKEGQIVEAGAPLLRLDDTRFASNVGETEADRVAMELRVERLSAEVDDRPLKITDDARKSVPNQAANEESLYQSRKQQLNDEVGGLQQQLLQKQQELREFTAKQGQYSSSLALLRQEINMSEPLVKAGAVSPVEMLRLKRSEVELRGQMDGTTLAIPRAQAAIEEVRRKIDETRGKFRSDALTQLNEARTDLSKAQATGKALDDRVKRTMVTSPVRGIVKQLLVNTVGGIVQPGSDLLEIVPLDDTLLIEARIRPQDIAFLHPGQEAMIKFTAYDYTIYGGLKGKLEQIGADTVQDEEKKNTFYVIKLRTDRSHLGSDDKPLLIIPGMVASVDIITGKKSVLSYLLKPIIKARAESLHER; translated from the coding sequence GTGTTGCTTAAATCCGCAGTGGGCTATTTCAAGGGGGGCGCCTCGCTGGATGGCCAGCCGCTGCCCGAGGTCAAGAAAGCGCTGATCGACGACGCACCGCGTATCGTCCGGCTGACCATCTGGGGCGTGATCGCGTTCTTCGCGTTTCTCGTCGGCTGGGCGCATTTCGCGGTGATCGACGAGGTCACCAAGGGCGAAGGCAAGGCCATCCCGTCGTCCAAGGTACAGAAGATCCAGAACCTGGAGGGCGGTATCGTCGCCGAGATCTACGTCAAGGAAGGGCAGATCGTCGAAGCCGGCGCGCCGTTGCTGCGCCTGGACGACACCCGTTTCGCCTCCAACGTCGGCGAGACCGAAGCTGACCGCGTGGCCATGGAACTGCGTGTCGAGCGTCTCAGTGCCGAAGTCGACGACCGCCCGCTGAAGATCACCGACGACGCTCGCAAGTCGGTGCCCAACCAGGCCGCCAACGAAGAGTCGCTGTACCAGAGCCGCAAGCAGCAGCTCAATGACGAGGTCGGTGGCCTGCAACAGCAATTGCTGCAGAAGCAGCAGGAACTGCGCGAGTTCACCGCCAAGCAGGGCCAGTACAGCAGCAGCCTGGCGCTGCTGCGCCAGGAGATCAATATGTCCGAGCCGCTGGTCAAGGCCGGCGCGGTGTCGCCGGTGGAGATGCTGCGGCTCAAACGCTCGGAAGTCGAACTGCGCGGGCAGATGGACGGCACCACCCTGGCCATTCCGCGGGCCCAGGCGGCCATCGAGGAAGTGCGCCGCAAGATCGACGAGACTCGCGGCAAATTCCGCAGCGACGCCCTGACCCAACTCAACGAAGCGCGCACCGACCTGAGCAAGGCCCAGGCCACCGGCAAGGCGCTGGACGATCGGGTCAAGCGCACCATGGTCACCTCGCCGGTGCGTGGCATCGTCAAGCAGCTGCTGGTCAACACCGTGGGCGGCATCGTCCAGCCGGGCAGCGACCTGCTGGAAATCGTGCCGCTGGATGACACCTTGCTGATCGAGGCGCGCATCCGTCCGCAGGACATCGCCTTCCTTCACCCCGGCCAGGAAGCCATGATCAAGTTCACCGCCTATGACTACACCATCTATGGCGGCCTGAAGGGCAAGCTGGAGCAGATCGGCGCCGACACCGTGCAGGACGAAGAAAAGAAAAACACCTTCTACGTGATCAAGCTGCGCACCGACCGCAGCCACCTGGGCAGCGACGACAAGCCGCTGCTGATCATCCCCGGCATGGTTGCTTCGGTGGACATCATCACCGGCAAGAAGAGCGTGCTGAGCTACCTGCTCAAGCCGATCATCAAGGCCCGCGCCGAGTCGTTGCACGAGCGCTAG